One genomic window of Phycisphaerales bacterium includes the following:
- a CDS encoding acetolactate synthase large subunit — translation MKASDLFVRCLEEEAIPFVIGVPGEENADMMMSLEDSSIDVHITRHEQGAVFAAAAYGKLTGQPAGCIGTLGPGATNMVTGVADANMDHAPVLAISGQGSTDRLHKESHQIMDVVAMFDPVTKWATTIRTAESIPEVIRKSIRLARGEKPGAVLVELPEDIAKRKTDAKPLTPRRYRRPTPNADTIQAAAELLATADRPMVLTGNGGIRTRASAELRSLAEAFGFPVVSTFMGKGAVSMDSEHCLFTVGIQQRDEIAQELIEADVVLAIGYDLVEYPPGNWVGNKTRIIHLDFLPAEIDASYHPEVELVGDVAAGLVQLRQLLEGKRGQHRHADRLARVRKSMLDEFAQHANDDTKGIIKPQKLLWDTRQALGPSDVLLSGVGAHKMWIGRHYQCIEPNTCLIPNGFCSMGQALPGLIGAKLARPDDHCVAICGDGDFLMNVQEMETITRMGLDVVAIVWEDKAYGLIEWKQEAEFGKHTDLSFGNPDWIGLGEAFGWRSERAENSADFLPALKRALDHRGPSLLVAPVDYRENMKLTERLGHQVCRI, via the coding sequence ATGAAAGCATCCGACCTCTTCGTCCGCTGCCTCGAGGAAGAGGCGATCCCGTTCGTCATCGGCGTGCCGGGCGAAGAAAACGCCGACATGATGATGTCGCTCGAGGACTCATCGATCGACGTGCATATTACCAGGCACGAGCAGGGAGCCGTCTTCGCCGCCGCGGCATACGGCAAGCTCACCGGCCAGCCAGCAGGCTGCATCGGCACGCTCGGACCGGGCGCCACCAACATGGTCACGGGCGTGGCCGACGCCAACATGGACCACGCTCCCGTGCTGGCGATCTCGGGCCAGGGCTCCACCGATCGCCTGCACAAGGAATCGCACCAGATCATGGACGTGGTCGCGATGTTCGACCCGGTCACCAAGTGGGCGACGACGATCCGCACCGCCGAGTCGATCCCCGAGGTCATCCGCAAGTCGATACGGCTCGCTCGCGGCGAGAAGCCCGGAGCCGTACTCGTCGAGCTTCCCGAAGACATCGCCAAGCGCAAGACGGACGCGAAGCCGCTGACTCCTCGCCGCTACCGGCGTCCAACGCCCAACGCCGACACCATCCAAGCCGCGGCCGAGCTGCTCGCGACCGCCGACCGCCCGATGGTCCTTACGGGTAACGGCGGCATCCGTACACGCGCCTCGGCAGAACTGCGGTCTCTCGCAGAAGCATTCGGCTTCCCGGTCGTCTCGACGTTCATGGGCAAGGGCGCCGTATCGATGGACTCGGAGCATTGCCTGTTCACCGTCGGCATCCAGCAGCGAGACGAGATCGCCCAGGAGCTCATCGAGGCCGACGTCGTGCTCGCCATCGGCTACGACCTCGTCGAGTATCCACCCGGGAACTGGGTGGGCAATAAGACCCGCATCATCCACCTCGACTTCCTGCCCGCCGAGATCGATGCGTCGTACCACCCGGAGGTCGAGCTCGTGGGCGACGTCGCCGCCGGGCTCGTGCAGCTCCGCCAGTTACTCGAGGGCAAGCGCGGCCAGCACCGCCACGCCGATCGCCTCGCGCGTGTCCGCAAGTCGATGCTCGACGAGTTCGCCCAGCATGCCAACGACGACACGAAGGGCATCATCAAGCCCCAGAAGCTGCTGTGGGATACGCGGCAGGCGCTCGGCCCGAGCGACGTCCTGCTCAGCGGCGTGGGCGCGCACAAGATGTGGATCGGCCGCCACTACCAGTGCATCGAGCCAAACACGTGCCTCATCCCCAACGGCTTCTGCTCGATGGGCCAGGCGCTGCCCGGACTGATCGGGGCAAAGCTGGCACGCCCCGACGACCACTGCGTAGCCATCTGCGGCGATGGCGACTTCCTGATGAACGTGCAGGAGATGGAGACCATCACCCGCATGGGCCTGGACGTCGTCGCCATCGTCTGGGAAGACAAGGCCTACGGCCTCATCGAGTGGAAGCAGGAGGCCGAGTTCGGCAAGCACACCGACCTGTCCTTCGGCAATCCCGACTGGATCGGCCTGGGCGAAGCCTTCGGCTGGCGGAGCGAGCGGGCCGAGAACAGCGCCGACTTCTTGCCGGCACTCAAGCGGGCCCTCGACCACCGCGGGCCGTCGCTGCTCGTGGCGCCCGTCGACTACCGTGAGAACATGAAGCTCACCGAACGCCTGGGCCACCAGGTGTGTCGCATCTAA
- a CDS encoding aldehyde dehydrogenase family protein — MLKDTYPFYLANKPQSPNSDLEVIDKYTGDVATRVANAGPEHIEKAIEACAEATEPMRKLPSFERKRILTHCVDRFRERSDELAMALCIEAGKPIKDSEGEVGRLIDTFQIAAEEATRVGGEVMPMDISKRAEGYRGMTQRIPIGACSFITPFNFPLNLVAHKVAPAIACGCPFVLKPAEKTPIGAIILGEILAETDLPEGAFSVLPCDVEHAGPFTTDERLRLLSFTGSDKVGKKLLSQAGMKRVVLELGGNAACVVDRGVDLEDCVKRIIFGGYYQSGQSCVSVQRVIAHEDVYDELRSRLVEAVKDLKSGDPKDRDVFIGPMINEESAERVESWIREAADAGATLLAGGTRTGSVLEATLLEGVPRSAKLYREEAFGPVVIMSKFSSFDNAIAEVNDSRYGLQAGVFTNDVRRMYDAWDRIEVGGVIINDVPSFRVDHMPYGGVKDSGIG; from the coding sequence ATGCTCAAGGACACGTACCCCTTCTACCTCGCCAACAAGCCCCAATCGCCCAACAGTGACCTCGAGGTGATCGACAAGTACACGGGCGACGTCGCCACACGCGTCGCGAACGCCGGACCCGAGCACATCGAGAAGGCCATCGAGGCCTGCGCTGAGGCAACAGAGCCGATGCGCAAGCTCCCCTCGTTCGAGCGCAAGCGCATCCTGACCCACTGCGTCGATCGATTCCGCGAGCGGTCCGACGAGCTCGCGATGGCGCTGTGCATCGAGGCCGGCAAGCCCATCAAGGACAGCGAAGGCGAGGTTGGCCGGCTCATCGACACGTTCCAGATCGCCGCCGAAGAGGCAACCCGCGTGGGCGGCGAGGTCATGCCCATGGACATCTCCAAGCGTGCCGAGGGCTACCGCGGCATGACCCAGCGCATCCCCATCGGCGCATGCTCGTTCATCACGCCGTTCAACTTCCCGCTCAATCTCGTCGCCCACAAGGTCGCACCGGCCATCGCGTGCGGCTGCCCGTTCGTCCTGAAACCCGCCGAGAAGACGCCCATCGGTGCCATCATCCTGGGCGAGATCCTGGCGGAGACCGACCTGCCCGAGGGTGCATTCAGCGTCCTGCCCTGCGACGTCGAGCACGCGGGGCCGTTCACCACCGACGAGCGGCTGCGCCTGCTGAGCTTCACCGGATCGGACAAGGTCGGCAAGAAGCTGCTGTCCCAGGCCGGCATGAAGCGCGTCGTGCTCGAACTCGGCGGCAACGCCGCGTGCGTCGTCGATCGCGGCGTCGACCTGGAAGACTGCGTCAAGCGCATCATCTTCGGCGGTTATTACCAATCGGGCCAGAGCTGCGTCAGCGTGCAGCGCGTCATTGCGCACGAGGACGTGTACGACGAGCTGCGCTCACGCCTCGTCGAGGCCGTGAAGGACCTCAAGAGCGGCGACCCGAAGGACCGCGACGTCTTCATCGGCCCGATGATCAACGAGGAATCGGCCGAGCGCGTCGAGTCGTGGATCCGCGAGGCCGCCGACGCCGGCGCTACCTTGCTCGCGGGCGGCACTCGGACGGGGTCGGTGCTCGAGGCCACCCTGCTCGAGGGCGTGCCCCGCTCGGCCAAGCTCTACCGAGAAGAAGCGTTCGGCCCGGTCGTCATCATGTCAAAGTTCTCGTCCTTTGACAACGCGATCGCCGAGGTCAACGACAGCCGCTACGGGCTCCAGGCCGGCGTCTTCACCAACGACGTGCGCCGCATGTACGACGCGTGGGATCGCATCGAGGTCGGTGGCGTCATCATCAACGACGTGCCCTCCTTCCGCGTCGACCACATGCCCTACGGCGGCGTCAAGGACTCGGGCATTGGCTGA
- a CDS encoding metalloregulator ArsR/SmtB family transcription factor gives MSSSSEAIDPAAVFAALGDATRLELVTRLQDGKQHCIAQLAEGLELTRQGVTKHLRVLQRAGVVSSTRVGRESRFALRPDRLSEAGDYLARASAQWDEAIERLRASVEE, from the coding sequence ATGTCGAGCAGTAGCGAGGCCATCGATCCTGCGGCCGTGTTCGCTGCATTGGGCGACGCGACGCGCTTGGAGCTCGTCACGCGGTTGCAGGACGGGAAGCAGCACTGCATCGCGCAGCTCGCCGAGGGGCTTGAGCTGACGCGGCAGGGCGTCACCAAGCACCTGCGCGTGTTGCAGCGGGCGGGCGTTGTTTCATCGACGCGCGTCGGGCGGGAGAGCCGGTTCGCGCTCCGGCCCGATCGGCTCTCGGAGGCCGGCGACTACCTGGCCCGCGCGTCGGCGCAGTGGGACGAGGCAATCGAGCGGTTGCGGGCATCTGTCGAGGAGTGA
- a CDS encoding SRPBCC family protein → MSIHKYQDRIEKVVELAAPVARVWRALTDHAEFGAWFRVRLDGPFEVGKTTTGNITYPGYEHMEWVSVTERMEHERVFAFSWPPSAIDPDTEYDADAKVLVEFRLEPLANGGTRLTITESGFLQFPEPKRLEALRSNTEGWDIQAGNIAAHVEQ, encoded by the coding sequence ATGAGCATCCACAAGTACCAGGACCGGATCGAGAAGGTCGTCGAGCTCGCGGCACCGGTGGCTCGGGTCTGGCGGGCGCTCACCGATCACGCGGAGTTCGGGGCGTGGTTCCGGGTTCGGCTCGACGGCCCGTTCGAAGTCGGCAAGACGACCACCGGCAACATCACCTATCCCGGGTACGAGCACATGGAATGGGTCTCCGTGACCGAGCGGATGGAGCACGAGCGCGTGTTTGCGTTCTCATGGCCGCCCAGCGCGATCGACCCCGACACCGAGTACGACGCCGACGCGAAGGTGCTCGTCGAGTTCCGGCTCGAACCGTTGGCGAACGGCGGCACGCGTCTGACGATCACCGAGTCGGGTTTCCTGCAGTTCCCGGAGCCCAAGCGGCTCGAAGCGCTGCGTTCGAACACCGAGGGTTGGGACATCCAGGCCGGGAACATCGCCGCCCATGTCGAGCAGTAG